The Paenibacillus sp. FSL H7-0357 nucleotide sequence AACTTATAATTCTTCTATTTTGGGATTGGCCGTGACTCCAGAGAATGTTTGGACTTCCGGCCGCTGTTAGGTTTGGATTTCCTGAATTTAACCGCGAATCGCGGTAGAAATCCAAACCTAAAGGCGGACGCTATCGCTCCTCCAGTTCCAAAAATTCCCCTCCGCCACTTTTCCCTAAGTGTATATTCTCAAGTTCAATCTATCTAGCTGCTAATACCTAGCCCAATCAAGGTTCATACTGAGGTCTGTCCAGCTCAAAGGTCCGGCCAATTGCTGCATAAGACGCGCCGGCCAGACGGCTGACCGGCTTCAGCTTGCCGACATCAATTCGGCCGTTATGAATCAGCTCATCCTCTACATGAAAACCTAGCACTTCGCCGATAACCATATCGCAATGCCCGAGCTCCACAAGCTGCACCAGCCGGCATTCCATCGCAATCTTGCATTCCTGTACGCGCGGGACCTTGACGGCTTGTCCGGGTACCGCCGTCAGCCCGGCCAGCTCAAGTTCGCTGATTCCGCCGGGTGCATTGATTGAGGTATGGTTGACTGCAGCGATATTATCCTCATCGACGATATGGACCACAAATTCCTTATTCGCGGCTATATTGCGCGGCGTATGCTTCATTTCTCCGCCTGCTTTGCGGACACAGGAGAACATG carries:
- a CDS encoding flavin reductase family protein, yielding MYIQTDGQTAHDNYKLLIGSIVPRPIAFVTSVDEAGIVNAAPFSFFNIVNDDPPMVMFSCVRKAGGEMKHTPRNIAANKEFVVHIVDEDNIAAVNHTSINAPGGISELELAGLTAVPGQAVKVPRVQECKIAMECRLVQLVELGHCDMVIGEVLGFHVEDELIHNGRIDVGKLKPVSRLAGASYAAIGRTFELDRPQYEP